A single Micromonospora sp. CCTCC AA 2012012 DNA region contains:
- a CDS encoding thymidine kinase has product MTDDAAAAPICLARPLLPGPDDTRTGCAAARGLDGRPLHAAALKFFWGPMDCGKSTMALQMNYNHARQGRRGLVTTRIDRSLGPQVTTRIGLAHAAIEVTDGLDLRDLVRDAWADGVRVDYLICDEASFYDLEHVEQMAELVDHYDVDVYAFGLATDFRSSLFPAAQRLFELADSVARIQVEVLCWCGREGLLNARVVDGRVVREGAQVVIGDTVDTADVRYQVLCRRHYRAGDLGPRD; this is encoded by the coding sequence GTGACCGACGACGCCGCTGCCGCCCCGATCTGTCTGGCCCGGCCCCTGCTGCCCGGCCCGGACGACACCCGCACCGGCTGCGCCGCCGCCCGTGGCCTCGACGGCCGGCCGCTGCACGCCGCCGCGCTGAAGTTCTTCTGGGGGCCGATGGACTGCGGCAAGTCCACGATGGCCCTGCAGATGAACTACAACCATGCCCGGCAGGGCCGCCGCGGGCTGGTCACCACCCGCATCGACCGGTCGCTGGGCCCGCAGGTCACCACCCGCATCGGCCTGGCCCACGCCGCGATCGAGGTCACCGACGGCCTCGACCTGCGCGACCTGGTCCGCGACGCGTGGGCCGACGGGGTACGCGTCGACTACCTGATCTGCGACGAGGCGTCCTTCTACGACCTGGAACACGTCGAGCAGATGGCCGAACTCGTCGACCACTACGACGTCGACGTCTACGCCTTCGGCCTGGCCACCGACTTCCGCTCCAGCCTCTTCCCCGCCGCGCAGCGGCTGTTCGAACTCGCCGACTCCGTGGCCCGCATCCAGGTCGAGGTGCTCTGCTGGTGCGGCCGGGAAGGGCTGCTCAACGCCCGGGTCGTCGACGGGCGGGTCGTCCGCGAGGGCGCGCAGGTCGTCATCGGCGACACCGTCGACACCGCCGACGTGCGCTACCAGGTGCTGTGCCGCCGGCACTACCGCGCCGGAGACCTCGGCCCGCGCGACTGA
- a CDS encoding acyl-CoA dehydrogenase family protein: MTRYVQPVPGPDDPYTGDALLRSWLERQLGPAGHAAAKGRLADLAAEVVGPLRAAHADAEAHPPTLVRYDPWGARVDRVVTSAGWQAQRAAAARHAVVALPWQPDARGTWGAATRVVQHALLHLYAPESATFSCPVAMADGAAALLSLPDVDPGIRDAWLPRLISTDPDTAIVSGQWMTESQGGSDLSRSSTIGRPAADGSWRLTGEKWFCSAADAPMAVALARPEGAGRGSRVLAPFLVPRYAADSPLTGVSVAPDAPAPGVTVHRLKDKLGTWALPTAEIGLRDAYALPLGDPAVPGLVRAMTLVVVTRVHNASAAASGMRRGLAYAVAYAQARQVAGGPLADSPLHRGTLGTLAVDAAGAFVLAGHAFALLGRVEVGADPEAAAELRVVAPLAKLATGRLAVASASEYVESFGGAGYVEDTGVPRLLRDAQVLPIWEGTTNVLALDVLRAVTREDAGVPLLRRLAAAVDLARPLSPTLADTLAAVTAELRDTLTTVAADPAAVEVVAGARGLALRLAYALTTALLVEHAAWGDEQAEVAARLWARRRLRHEDIAADAHRHLELLC, encoded by the coding sequence ATGACCCGATACGTGCAGCCGGTGCCCGGCCCCGACGACCCGTACACCGGTGACGCGCTGCTGCGGTCGTGGCTGGAACGGCAGCTCGGCCCCGCCGGGCACGCCGCGGCGAAGGGCCGGCTGGCCGACCTGGCCGCCGAGGTGGTCGGGCCGCTGCGCGCCGCGCACGCCGACGCCGAGGCCCACCCGCCCACCCTGGTCCGCTACGACCCGTGGGGCGCCCGCGTCGACCGGGTCGTCACCTCCGCCGGCTGGCAGGCCCAGCGGGCCGCCGCCGCCCGGCACGCCGTGGTCGCGCTGCCCTGGCAGCCCGACGCGCGCGGCACCTGGGGAGCCGCGACCCGGGTCGTGCAGCACGCCCTGCTGCACCTGTACGCCCCGGAGTCGGCGACCTTCTCCTGCCCGGTCGCGATGGCCGACGGCGCCGCCGCGCTGCTCAGCCTCCCCGACGTCGACCCCGGGATCCGCGACGCGTGGCTGCCCCGGCTGATCTCCACCGACCCGGACACCGCGATCGTCAGCGGGCAGTGGATGACCGAGTCGCAGGGCGGCTCCGACCTGTCCCGTTCCAGCACCATCGGTCGGCCCGCCGCCGACGGCTCGTGGCGGCTGACCGGGGAGAAGTGGTTCTGCTCGGCGGCCGACGCGCCGATGGCGGTGGCCCTGGCCCGGCCCGAGGGCGCCGGGCGGGGCAGCCGGGTGCTCGCGCCGTTCCTGGTGCCCCGGTACGCCGCCGACTCGCCCCTGACCGGGGTGAGCGTGGCACCGGACGCCCCCGCGCCGGGGGTGACCGTGCACCGGCTCAAGGACAAGCTCGGCACCTGGGCGCTGCCCACCGCCGAGATCGGGCTGCGTGACGCGTACGCGTTGCCGCTCGGGGACCCGGCGGTGCCGGGGCTGGTGCGGGCGATGACCCTGGTCGTGGTGACCCGGGTGCACAACGCCTCCGCCGCCGCGTCCGGCATGCGTCGGGGGCTGGCGTACGCGGTGGCGTACGCGCAGGCCCGGCAGGTCGCGGGCGGCCCGCTCGCCGACTCGCCCCTGCACCGCGGCACCCTCGGCACCCTGGCCGTCGACGCGGCCGGCGCGTTCGTGCTCGCCGGGCACGCCTTCGCGCTGCTCGGCCGGGTGGAGGTCGGCGCCGACCCGGAGGCGGCAGCCGAGCTGCGGGTGGTCGCGCCGCTGGCGAAGCTCGCCACCGGCCGGCTCGCCGTCGCCTCGGCCAGCGAGTACGTGGAGTCCTTCGGCGGCGCCGGCTACGTCGAGGACACCGGCGTGCCCCGGCTGCTGCGCGACGCCCAGGTGCTGCCGATCTGGGAGGGCACCACGAATGTGCTCGCCCTGGACGTGCTGCGCGCCGTCACCCGGGAGGACGCCGGCGTGCCGCTGCTGCGCCGGCTGGCCGCCGCCGTGGACCTGGCCCGCCCGCTGTCGCCCACCCTCGCCGACACCCTCGCCGCGGTCACCGCCGAGCTGCGCGACACGCTGACCACGGTGGCCGCCGACCCGGCCGCAGTGGAGGTGGTGGCGGGCGCGCGGGGACTCGCCCTGCGGCTGGCGTACGCGCTGACCACCGCGCTGCTGGTGGAACACGCGGCGTGGGGCGACGAGCAGGCCGAGGTGGCCGCCCGGCTGTGGGCGCGGCGCCGGCTGCGGCACGAGGACATCGCCGCCGACGCCCACCGGCACCTGGAGCTGCTCTGCTGA
- a CDS encoding nitroreductase family protein, with the protein MDRIGVATTGGVLPAAQMVETAREFADRMAARRSIRHFAPDPVPMEVIEEAVRAASTAPSGANLQPWRFVVITDPERKRRLREAAEAEEREFYQRRASAQWLEAIAPMGTDWRKPFLEVAPVVIVVFEVHQGPRTPKPYYVKESVGIAVGLLITALHQAGLATLTHTPSPMRFLNTVCERPAEERPYVVMPVGFPAPDAWVPDLERKPLREVLVRR; encoded by the coding sequence ATGGACAGGATCGGGGTCGCCACCACCGGCGGGGTGCTGCCGGCGGCGCAGATGGTCGAGACGGCACGGGAGTTCGCCGACCGGATGGCCGCCCGGCGTTCCATCCGGCACTTCGCGCCGGACCCGGTGCCGATGGAGGTGATCGAGGAGGCGGTCCGGGCGGCGTCGACGGCGCCGAGCGGCGCGAACCTGCAACCGTGGCGGTTCGTGGTGATCACCGACCCGGAGCGCAAGCGCCGGCTGCGGGAGGCGGCGGAGGCCGAGGAGCGGGAGTTCTATCAGCGGCGCGCCTCGGCGCAGTGGCTGGAGGCGATCGCGCCGATGGGCACCGACTGGCGCAAGCCGTTCCTGGAGGTCGCGCCGGTGGTGATCGTGGTGTTCGAGGTCCACCAGGGACCGCGTACGCCCAAGCCGTACTACGTGAAGGAGTCGGTGGGCATCGCGGTCGGTCTGCTGATCACCGCGCTGCACCAGGCGGGCCTGGCGACGCTGACGCACACCCCGAGCCCGATGCGGTTCCTCAACACCGTCTGCGAGCGGCCGGCGGAGGAACGACCGTACGTGGTCATGCCGGTGGGTTTCCCCGCCCCGGACGCCTGGGTGCCCGACCTGGAGCGCAAACCCCTGCGGGAGGTGCTGGTACGGCGGTGA
- a CDS encoding Rossmann-fold NAD(P)-binding domain-containing protein: MLRPAGFHSNALLWSETVRRQRLVRAPFGDVALPTVDPADIAAVAALALTRDGHGGATYELTGPAALTPRQQAAAIGEALGEPVRFVEQAAGEARAQLLRFMPEPVVEATLGILGTPSEREQRVSPDVPRLLGRAPGGFADWAARHAAAFR; encoded by the coding sequence ATGCTGCGGCCGGCCGGCTTCCACTCCAACGCCCTGCTGTGGTCGGAGACCGTCCGCCGGCAGCGTCTGGTGCGGGCCCCGTTCGGTGACGTCGCGTTGCCGACGGTCGACCCGGCGGACATCGCGGCGGTGGCGGCCCTCGCGTTGACCCGCGACGGCCACGGCGGCGCCACGTACGAGCTGACCGGCCCGGCGGCGCTCACCCCGCGGCAGCAGGCCGCGGCGATCGGGGAGGCGCTCGGTGAGCCGGTGCGCTTCGTCGAGCAGGCCGCCGGGGAGGCGCGGGCGCAGCTGCTGCGGTTCATGCCCGAGCCGGTGGTGGAGGCGACGTTGGGCATCCTCGGCACGCCGTCGGAACGGGAGCAGCGGGTGAGCCCCGACGTGCCGCGGCTCCTCGGCCGCGCCCCCGGCGGCTTCGCCGACTGGGCCGCGCGCCACGCCGCCGCCTTCCGCTGA
- a CDS encoding winged helix-turn-helix transcriptional regulator translates to MTTTTQPRAEADPTQACPIAPVVDIVFSRWTTPILWALHQHGRQRFVELERRLVTITPKVLTQRLRQLERDGLVVRTYHAEVPPRVEYEISDLGLSLAPLFATLAQWAGSNLDRVDQARRDYDARPGTRRP, encoded by the coding sequence GTGACCACCACCACGCAACCGCGGGCGGAAGCCGACCCGACGCAGGCCTGCCCGATCGCCCCGGTGGTCGACATCGTCTTCAGCCGCTGGACCACCCCGATCCTCTGGGCCCTGCACCAGCACGGTCGGCAGCGCTTCGTCGAGCTGGAACGTCGGCTGGTCACCATCACCCCGAAGGTGCTCACCCAGCGGCTGCGGCAACTCGAACGCGACGGCCTCGTCGTGCGCACCTATCACGCCGAGGTCCCGCCCCGGGTGGAATACGAGATCAGCGACCTCGGGCTCAGCCTCGCCCCGCTCTTCGCCACGCTGGCGCAGTGGGCCGGCAGCAACCTGGACCGGGTCGACCAGGCCCGGCGGGACTACGACGCCCGACCCGGCACCCGCCGACCCTGA
- a CDS encoding SDR family oxidoreductase, giving the protein MIVVTGATGNVGRPLVRALAAAGEQVTAVSRRASATELPAGVRAVDADLTDPAGLKAAYDGAQALFLLLSGDLLAAGADPAAILDVARDAGVRRVVFLSSQGVATRRHPPQLEQAVRASGLE; this is encoded by the coding sequence ATGATCGTGGTCACGGGAGCGACGGGAAACGTGGGGCGGCCGCTGGTGCGGGCCCTGGCGGCGGCCGGTGAGCAGGTGACGGCGGTGTCCCGCCGGGCGTCGGCAACGGAGCTGCCCGCCGGGGTGCGCGCCGTCGACGCCGACCTGACCGACCCGGCCGGCCTGAAGGCGGCGTACGACGGGGCGCAGGCGTTGTTCCTGCTGCTCTCCGGCGACCTGCTGGCGGCCGGCGCCGACCCGGCCGCCATCCTCGACGTGGCGCGGGACGCCGGCGTACGGCGGGTGGTGTTCCTGTCGTCGCAGGGCGTCGCGACCCGCCGCCACCCGCCGCAGCTGGAGCAGGCGGTGCGGGCGTCGGGGCTGGAGTAA
- a CDS encoding VOC family protein, whose amino-acid sequence MTVTADLAMVNLDSSDPVAHAAFYARVLGWEITHSQAEYAMISKDGTSIGFGLVPGYTPPAWPDETAGKRYHLDLYVDDLALAEKEFVAAGATKPDVQPGGERWVVLTDPIGQPFCICPRPQG is encoded by the coding sequence ATGACAGTCACCGCCGACCTCGCGATGGTCAACCTCGACAGCTCCGACCCGGTCGCCCACGCCGCGTTCTACGCGCGCGTGCTGGGCTGGGAGATCACCCACAGCCAGGCCGAGTACGCCATGATCAGCAAGGACGGGACCTCGATCGGTTTCGGTCTGGTCCCCGGATACACGCCGCCGGCCTGGCCGGACGAGACCGCCGGCAAGCGCTACCACCTCGACCTGTACGTCGACGACCTCGCCCTGGCCGAGAAGGAGTTCGTGGCCGCCGGGGCGACGAAGCCGGACGTGCAGCCCGGCGGCGAGCGGTGGGTGGTGCTGACCGACCCGATCGGCCAGCCGTTCTGCATCTGCCCCCGCCCGCAGGGCTGA
- a CDS encoding M20/M25/M40 family metallo-hydrolase, with protein sequence MADVTDMLQGAQVRATSMVDRLAELVTCESPPGAVDRLSACADLLESWGSAVLGRPAQRVRVDGLPHLLWPAAEQRVLLLGHFDTVWPAGTVHQWPFSVRGTLATGPGVCDMKAGIVQMLTALSLLPDTSPVGLLLTCDEESGSPASRALIERQAARSGAVLVGEPSTETGELKVARKGGSAYRLTVWGRAAHAGVEPHRGVNAGVEVAHHVLAVQRFAAGETTVTPTALSAGAMSNVVPESAVLAVDVRAWTREELHRVDDLVRALRPHLPGARLSIDGGINRYPLHEEVSAPLLHLAQDAAARLGLPPVAGAYAAGASDANFTGALGVPTLDGLGGVGGLPHARGEWVDLSRMPERTALLAAMIAQVLTDGVPTPANARSTGAD encoded by the coding sequence ATGGCGGACGTGACGGACATGCTGCAAGGAGCACAGGTCAGGGCGACGTCGATGGTCGACCGGCTCGCGGAGCTGGTGACCTGCGAGTCGCCGCCGGGCGCGGTGGACCGGCTGTCGGCCTGCGCCGACCTGCTCGAGAGCTGGGGCAGCGCGGTGCTGGGCCGACCCGCGCAGCGGGTACGGGTCGACGGTCTGCCGCACCTGCTCTGGCCGGCGGCCGAGCAGCGGGTGCTGCTGCTCGGGCACTTCGACACGGTGTGGCCGGCGGGCACGGTCCACCAGTGGCCGTTCTCCGTACGCGGCACGCTGGCCACCGGTCCCGGGGTGTGCGACATGAAGGCCGGCATCGTGCAGATGCTCACCGCGCTGTCGCTGCTGCCCGACACCTCGCCGGTCGGGTTGCTGCTGACCTGCGACGAGGAGAGCGGATCGCCCGCCTCCCGGGCGCTCATCGAACGACAGGCCGCCCGGTCCGGGGCGGTGCTCGTCGGTGAACCGTCCACCGAGACCGGTGAGCTGAAGGTGGCCCGCAAGGGCGGGTCGGCGTACCGGCTGACGGTGTGGGGACGGGCCGCGCACGCCGGGGTGGAGCCGCACCGGGGCGTCAACGCGGGCGTGGAGGTGGCCCACCACGTCCTGGCGGTGCAGCGGTTCGCCGCCGGGGAGACGACGGTGACCCCGACCGCGCTCTCCGCCGGCGCGATGTCGAACGTCGTACCGGAGTCGGCGGTCCTCGCGGTCGACGTGCGGGCATGGACGCGGGAGGAACTGCACCGCGTCGACGACCTGGTCCGCGCCCTGCGACCCCACCTGCCCGGCGCCCGGCTGAGCATCGACGGCGGGATCAACCGGTATCCGCTGCACGAGGAGGTGTCCGCGCCGCTGCTGCACCTGGCGCAGGACGCCGCCGCGCGGCTGGGGCTGCCGCCCGTCGCCGGGGCGTACGCGGCGGGAGCGTCGGACGCGAACTTCACCGGCGCGCTCGGCGTGCCCACCCTGGACGGTCTCGGCGGGGTGGGCGGCCTGCCGCACGCGCGCGGCGAGTGGGTCGATCTGTCCCGGATGCCCGAACGGACGGCGTTGCTGGCGGCGATGATCGCGCAGGTGCTGACCGACGGGGTGCCCACACCGGCGAACGCACGGTCAACCGGAGCTGACTGA
- a CDS encoding Rv0361 family membrane protein, translated as MGSGQSWSRPARRGRPVRTGLLLGGLGLGVCLVGVAGLALWNVQVVWQASGPVRETADGFFREVSTGEVDKAYERLCADTRSRWSAVGFDSWVRTPPQVGGYEITDVSIATRGGRPRATVTVRVTRDGGAGEQRRVPVVQERGEWRVCGDPF; from the coding sequence ATGGGCAGCGGTCAGTCGTGGAGCAGACCCGCCCGGCGGGGCCGGCCGGTGCGTACCGGCCTGCTCCTCGGTGGTCTCGGGCTGGGGGTGTGCCTGGTCGGGGTGGCGGGCCTGGCGTTGTGGAACGTGCAGGTGGTGTGGCAGGCCAGCGGCCCGGTGCGGGAGACCGCCGACGGGTTCTTCCGCGAGGTCTCCACCGGCGAGGTCGACAAGGCGTACGAGCGGCTCTGCGCGGACACCCGCAGCCGGTGGAGCGCGGTCGGCTTCGACAGTTGGGTCCGCACCCCGCCGCAGGTCGGCGGCTATGAGATCACCGACGTGTCGATCGCGACCCGGGGCGGCCGGCCGCGCGCCACGGTGACGGTGCGGGTGACCCGCGACGGCGGGGCGGGCGAGCAGCGCAGGGTGCCGGTGGTGCAGGAACGCGGCGAGTGGCGGGTCTGCGGTGACCCGTTCTGA
- a CDS encoding carboxylate-amine ligase has product MARHDAESGPRIGVEEEFLVVDAVTRSVVPRAADVVARAAEQLGPRVSGEITELQVETRTSPVWSVKELVDQLVEARRVVARAATADGLRVVASGTSVLPGAAHPPVTRGPRQDRGTATFRGLHDELAICALHVHVEMPDRERALLVGNHLRAYLPLLVAMTANSPYWEGRDSGYASWRTMIWPRWPVAGPPPRFDSEAHYDRVVAMLVDAGAVVDTGTLFWDIRPSARYPTVEVRVADVPVTAAESALVAALVRAWAVRADEAVTRGDTGPDIPAELLRAAYWRAARDGLDGELLDVATGRLRPAREALTDAVAQALPRLRSTGDAELVDGWLRSLLVAGSGAARQRAAAARRGVLTDAVDFLAAATGEVEAARQESFFA; this is encoded by the coding sequence ATGGCGCGACACGACGCGGAGAGCGGTCCGCGGATCGGGGTGGAGGAGGAGTTCCTCGTCGTCGACGCGGTGACCCGGTCGGTGGTGCCCCGCGCCGCCGACGTGGTGGCCCGGGCGGCGGAGCAGCTCGGGCCACGGGTCTCCGGGGAGATCACCGAGTTGCAGGTGGAGACCCGGACCAGTCCGGTGTGGTCGGTGAAGGAGCTGGTCGACCAGCTCGTCGAGGCGCGTCGGGTGGTGGCCCGGGCGGCGACGGCCGACGGGCTGCGGGTGGTGGCGTCCGGCACGTCGGTGCTGCCCGGGGCGGCCCACCCACCGGTCACCCGGGGGCCGCGGCAGGACCGGGGCACGGCGACGTTCCGGGGGCTGCACGACGAGCTGGCGATCTGCGCGCTGCACGTACACGTGGAGATGCCGGACCGGGAGCGGGCGTTGCTGGTCGGCAACCACCTGCGCGCGTACCTGCCGCTGCTGGTGGCGATGACCGCGAACTCGCCGTACTGGGAGGGCCGGGACTCCGGTTACGCGAGCTGGCGGACGATGATCTGGCCCCGGTGGCCGGTGGCGGGTCCGCCGCCCCGGTTCGACTCGGAGGCGCACTACGACCGGGTGGTGGCCATGCTCGTCGACGCCGGGGCCGTCGTGGACACCGGCACGCTGTTCTGGGACATCCGACCCTCGGCCCGGTATCCGACGGTGGAGGTGCGGGTGGCGGACGTCCCGGTCACGGCGGCGGAGTCGGCGCTGGTGGCCGCGCTGGTGCGCGCCTGGGCGGTCCGCGCGGACGAGGCGGTGACGCGCGGCGACACCGGCCCCGACATCCCGGCCGAGCTGCTGCGGGCGGCGTACTGGCGGGCGGCCCGCGACGGCTTGGACGGCGAACTGCTGGACGTGGCGACGGGACGGCTGCGCCCGGCGCGGGAGGCGCTGACCGACGCGGTCGCGCAGGCACTGCCCCGGCTGCGGTCGACCGGCGACGCGGAGCTGGTGGACGGCTGGCTGCGGTCGCTGCTGGTGGCGGGCAGCGGCGCGGCCCGGCAGCGGGCGGCGGCGGCCCGGCGCGGGGTGTTGACCGACGCGGTGGACTTCCTGGCGGCGGCGACCGGCGAGGTCGAGGCGGCGCGGCAGGAGAGCTTTTTCGCATAA
- a CDS encoding LLM class flavin-dependent oxidoreductase yields MRHGLEICCGGPSVTASLLVELGELAERAGWDGVFLEDYLIHYDGDDPPTYDPWLLLAAIAGRTGHVRLGTTVTSLPRRRPAKLAREVLTLDHLSAGRATVAVGVGDPGDRGVAAFGEQTDLRTRAAMLDEGLDLLVGLLGGGRVTHEGVHYRADGVALRPAPVQTPRVPVWVGGSTQAGAVRRRAARADGIVPYKLTDTGGWSDFTPDEVHDLVAALPATRADGEPFDVAIGGRRRRADERAERAYVGELAAAGATWWLEFVKAGDPASMRAAVARGPLR; encoded by the coding sequence ATGCGACACGGACTGGAGATCTGCTGCGGTGGCCCGTCGGTGACGGCGTCCCTGCTGGTCGAGTTGGGAGAGCTGGCCGAGCGGGCCGGCTGGGACGGGGTGTTCCTCGAGGACTATCTGATCCACTACGACGGCGACGATCCCCCCACGTACGACCCGTGGCTGCTGCTCGCCGCGATCGCGGGCCGTACCGGGCACGTCCGGTTGGGCACGACGGTGACGTCCCTGCCGCGGCGGCGGCCGGCGAAACTGGCCCGGGAGGTCCTCACCCTGGACCACCTCTCCGCCGGCCGGGCCACGGTCGCGGTCGGTGTCGGTGACCCGGGTGACCGGGGCGTCGCGGCGTTCGGTGAGCAGACCGACCTGAGGACTCGGGCGGCCATGCTCGACGAGGGTCTCGACCTGCTGGTCGGGCTGCTCGGCGGTGGTCGGGTCACGCACGAGGGCGTCCACTACCGGGCCGACGGGGTGGCCCTGCGACCGGCGCCGGTGCAGACGCCCCGGGTGCCGGTCTGGGTGGGCGGCAGCACCCAGGCCGGGGCGGTGCGGCGGCGCGCGGCCCGCGCCGACGGGATCGTGCCCTACAAGCTGACCGACACCGGCGGGTGGTCGGACTTCACCCCGGACGAGGTGCACGACCTGGTGGCGGCGCTGCCGGCGACGCGGGCCGACGGGGAGCCGTTCGACGTGGCGATCGGTGGCCGCCGACGCCGGGCGGACGAGCGCGCCGAGCGGGCGTACGTGGGGGAGTTGGCGGCGGCGGGGGCGACGTGGTGGCTGGAGTTCGTCAAGGCGGGCGACCCGGCCAGCATGCGGGCGGCGGTCGCCCGTGGCCCGTTGCGCTGA